In the genome of Cryptomeria japonica chromosome 8, Sugi_1.0, whole genome shotgun sequence, one region contains:
- the LOC131857759 gene encoding uncharacterized protein LOC131857759, whose product MGHIRPSKSPFTLSIVLVKKKYGTLRMCIDYRMLNKKTIKNRESFYAKESKCALGMAKLLYLGHIISKEGVRMHPDKFWLYPISPNLFELHCDACGEGIGAVIMQDRHPIAYGSRKLRGPERSYSIYDKEMLAIMHAMTKFRQYLVGNKFCVKTDHNSLKHFLGQRDLNERQQKWVNKLQSYDFDISYVKGTQNIVVDALSRCPRLSSMATMYEDWKHLIIEKYAKNLWASSIVDGTVKDNRISRRVGQVAYELDLPTDSKVHNVFHVSCLKKALRQQIVPSAVPPPLDHEGKLMLVPEAILEFRERHLQRSVIREFFIKWKDLSIKDATWECDSILQHPALSVLEDKQILGGWNVMSPS is encoded by the exons ATGGGACACATAAGGCCGAGTAAATCTCCTTTCACTTTATCaattgttttggtgaagaagaaatATGGTACACTCAGAATGTGCATTGATTACCGTATGttgaataaaaagactataaagaacag GGAGTCTTTCTACGCCAAAGAGTCCAAGTGTGCATTGGGAATGGCAAAACTTTTGTATTTGGGTCATATAATCAGCAAAGAGGGAGTTCGCATGCATCCTGATAAG TTTTGGCTTTACCCAATTTCACCAAACctttttgagcttcattgtgacgcATGTGGAGAGGGTATTGGTGCAGTAATTATGCAGGATCGTCACCCTATAGCTTATGGGAGCAGGAAGCTTCGAGGTCCGGAGAGGAGCTATAGtatttatgataaagaaatgttggccatcatgcatgcaatgACCAAGTTCAGGCAATATTTAGTTGGCAACAAGTTTTGTGTCAAAACTGATCATAATAGTTTGAAGCATTTTCTTGGACAGCGGGATCTAAATGAGCGTCAACAAAAGTGGGTCAACAAGTTACagtcttatgattttgacatctccTATGTCAAAGGGACTCAGAACATTGTTGTTGATGCTTTATCTCGCTGCCCCCGATTGAGCTCCATGGCAACTATGTACGAAGATTGGAAACACTTGATTATAGAAAAATATGCCAAGAATCTATGGGCATCTAGTATTGTTGATGGAACAGTAAAGGACAACAG GATTTCCAGGCGAGTTGGccaggtggcttatgagttagatttaccgACTGATAGTAAAgttcataatgtgttccatgtgtcaTGCCTTAAGAAGGCATTGAGACAACAAATAGTTCCTTCTGCAGTTCCACCACCCTTAGATCATGAGGGGAAGTTAATGCTAGTACCTGAGGCCATTCTGGAGTTCAGAGAGCGTCATTTGCAGAGAAGTGTCATCAGGGAATTTTTTATTAAATGGAAGGATCTGTCGATaaaggatgctacttgggagtgtGATAGCATTTTACAACATCCAGCATTGAGtgtgcttgaggacaagcaaattttggGAGGGTggaatgtaatgtccccatcctag